In a genomic window of Colius striatus isolate bColStr4 chromosome 2, bColStr4.1.hap1, whole genome shotgun sequence:
- the C2H2orf50 gene encoding uncharacterized protein C2orf50 homolog produces the protein MSLKMEKLGKGSRFKRNTLVRSWQPATTPLGPPASAPSVSLGSTQPRRAVTAQPAPQAWADEQAALQQDQVRQDKIWRESVEAEQRGRKIWYQNWSFLKDYDQMGKKKEQKPLPSYMPVFSSKVPNSTNQTIGSRMNTELGRALVNMDYFFISGARKRKLEAELQLS, from the exons ATGAGTCTCAAAATGGAAAAGTTGGGAAAGGGATCTAGATTCAAAAGAAATACCTTGGTTAGGTCTTGGCAACCAGCAACCACACCTCTGGGgccaccagcctcagctccatctgtgtCTCTCGGCAGTACCCAACCCAGAAGAGCTGTCACTGCACAACCGGCTCCTCAGGCCTGGGCAGACGagcaggcagcactgcagcaggacCAAGTTCGACAGGATAAGATCTGGAGAGAGTCTGTGGAGGCtgaacagagaggaagaaaaatctg GTACCAGAACTGGAGTTTCCTAAAGGACTATGACCAAATG GGCAAGAAAAAGGAGCAGAAGCCACTGCCAAGCTATATGCCTGTGTTCTCAAGCAAAGTTCCCAACTCGACCAACCAGACTATCGGCAGTCGGATGAATACTGAGCTTGGCAGGGCTCTGGTAAACATGGATTACTTTTTCATCAGTGGAGCACGAAAGAGGAAACTTGAGGCTGAGCTCCAGCTTTCCTAG